The sequence GAACCGCGTGGAGATACGGGTCGCTTCCCAGAATCTAAAAAGCAGGGCCATTCCTGAGCGGTTGGGATTTCAAAATGAAGGATGCAGGCGACAGGCTGAATGGTTGTATGATCACTACGTCGATCACGTGATCTACGGCATGCTTGCGCAGGATTGGAAGGTTTGAATTGGTGCGGCGCGTCATTTTGCCGCATCGCTGCAATGCCGCATTTATGGAATGTGAAATGAGGAAATGAGCATCGAATCGTTAAACCCCGCACCATCAGCCCGCGACGAGACAACGCTCGACGGCGCAACGCGTCACACCTCGGGGCTGCTAAGCCCTGTCCGCCAATCCCGCAATTTTACTGCGCTGTGGCTCGGCCAAACGCTGTCCCAGTTTGGCGATTCGGTACTCTGGGTCACACTTCCTTTGACTGTGTTTCACACGTCGAGTTCCACGATGAAGCTCGGGATCATCATGGGTCTGTTCATGCTGCCTCAAGTCGCGCTGTTGCCGTTTACCGGCATCCTCGCCGACCGTATCTCGCGTAGGCGGGCCATGCTTGCCACAGATGTCATTCGCTTTTTGCTTGTGATCGCGCTCGCGCTTCTTTATGTGGCGCGGATGACGGATACGCGCATCCTTGGTGTCTTTGTGCTTGTGTACGGAGCCATGGAGGCGGTGTTTAATCCGGCCTACTCGGGCGCGCGCCAACAGGTTTTCACAGCAGAGATCCGCAGTGCAGCCATCTCGCTCACACAGATCAGCATCCAGTCGGCGCGGCTGCTCGGCCCGGCGCTTGGCGGTGCGCTGGTTGGAATAGCAACGCCTGCCGCCGGTTTCTTGCTCGACGCGCTGATGCTGTTTGCGTCGATTGTCAGCTTGCTTTTTCTGCGCATTCCTCCTCCGCGGAAAGAAGCGTCATCACATCAGGGGATGCGCGGATACTTTCACGAACTGCTCGGCGGTTACCATGAACTCCGAAAGCATCCGTGGCTGTGGATCACGATCGTGGCATTCGCTTTTTTAAGCATCGCGAGCGCAGGTCTTGCCACCATTCTCGTTCCGTGGCTTGTCAAGGTTCATCTGCACCTCTCGGATTTTACGTATGGACTCGTGAGCAGCGCATCGGGCGTTGGCGCCATCGCCGCGGCGTTTGTCTATAGCCGGAGACGACAGTGGAGGCGTCGAGCTTATCTTGCGTACGGAGGGCTCGCCGCCAATGCACTGGCGCTTTTTGGGCTGACCTTCGCGCATGCGACATGGGTGCTCGTGGCGGTCATGGCCGTGGCGAGTGCGGGTTCGATGATGTTTGGCGTGGTGTGGGAGGGGAGCATGCAAGAGTTGGTGGCTCCTGAGGCATACGGACGCGCCGCAAGCCTTGATTATTTCGGTTCGTGGGTGCTTCTTCCAGTCGGTAATGTCCTGATTGGGTGGCTCGCCTCGCGTGTGGGCGGGATTCACACGGTCTGGGCCGCATCTCTTTTTATGTTGATCATCACGGTCATCACCATGTCCGTTCCGGCTGTCCGTCGATTCAATTAGAATTCACCCACTCATTTGACGCCCCACTTTTTAAGGTGGTATAGTAGTCAACGTCGACGGAATGTAGCTCAGGTTGGTAGAGCGCACGGTTCGGGACCGTGAGGCCGCAGGTTCGAATCCTGTCATTCCGACCATTGTGCATGGCCCGCTCAGTAAACAGCTTCTTTGTTTACAGAAGCGGGCTTCTTCCTATTTTCAACCCACATAAATTCAATTGGAGAGATGAACGATGCGTGAATCGCTGCAGAACAGGCCTCCTAGCGTCGGCGTCATTATGGGGAGCGCGTCTGATTTTGAGACGATGGATCATGCCATTCAGATTCTGAAGTCGTTTGGCGTCGCGTATGAAACGGAGATCGTATCAGCGCATCGCACGCCCGACAAGCTCTTTTCCTATGCAAAGACGGCGCGTGAGCGCGGATTGCGCGTCATTATCGCGGGCGCGGGTGGCGCGGCGCACCTTCCTGGAATGACTGCCGCCATGACGACGCTTCCGGTTATCGGGGTGCCTGTGCAGTCAAAGGCGCTCCAGGGACTCGACAGCCTCCTCTCCATCGTGCAGATGCCAGGCGGCGTCCCTGTGGCGACGGTGGCGATCGGGGCAGCGGGCGCGAAGAATGCGGGTCTGCTTGCCGTGTCGATCCTTGCGCTACAAGAGGATGAACTCGCGACAAAACTTGAGGCGTACCGCGAAACTCAGCGAGATACGGTGCTTGCGACGTCACTTCCAGAGGGAGGGGTGGAGTCTTGAAAAAGGGTGAGAAGCCGTTTGTTCTAGGTCTGCTTGGAGACGGTCAACTCGCACAGATGACTGCGCTCGCCGCGCGTTCGCTCGGAATGAAAACGCACGTTTTTGCGTCGAGTCGCGAGAATCCGGCCGCGTTCGTGGCAGACGAGGTGACGCTTGGCGATCTCGCAGATGAGAAGGCGCTCGTGGCGTTTGCAAAAAGTGTGGACGCGCTCACCTACGACACAGAGAATCTGCCTTATGAGACGATTTGCCAAGCGGCCGCGCACGCCCCTGCCTATCCCGATCCGAACGTGCTTCACATCGCGCAGCATCGCATCCGTGAGCGCACGTTTCTCTCCTCACTCGGCGTTCCGATCCCGAATGTCGCGTATGTCACATCGGAAGAACAATGCCAGCACGCCGCGCATTCATTCACATTTCCGGGTGTGCTCAAAACGGCTGCGTTTGGCTATGACGGCAAAGGGCAGCGCGTCGTACGCGAGGCGGGTGCGTTGCGCACCGCGTGGCGCGACCTTGGCGAACAGCCATGCGTGCTCGAAGCGTTCGTCGATTTTGAGCGTGAGATGTCCGTTATTGTCGCCCGCGCGCAAACAGGTGAGATGCAGACCTTCGGCGTGATCGACAATGAGCACCGCAATCATATTCTGCACGCCTCTGTCTCGCCTTCGTCGCTTCCTTCTTCTGTAAAGCAGGAGGCGCAGCGTATCGCGCAAACGATCGCCGCATCCCTTGACCTTGTGGGCCTGCTCGCCGTCGAGATGTTCGCCACAACGGACGGTCGTGTTCTTGTGAATGAACTCGCGCCGCGTCCGCACAACTCGGGGCATGTCACTCAGCGGGCCAATGCGCTCAGCCAGTTTCACAAACTGTGTCTCGCCGCGAGTGGACAGGCACTCGGGGAGATCGACGCGCGCCCCGGGGTGATGATCAATCTGCTTGGCGATCTCTTTCCAAAAGGAACAAAACCCGTGTACCGCCATGTCGGCTTTCTTGAACCGCCGCTCACAGTGGCGTCGGGTGCGACAATCAGCACCTATTTTTACGGCAAGAAAGAGGCGCGCAATGGACGCAAGATGGGCCATCTCATCGCGGTGGCCGACACGGTCGAGAAAGCGTACGAGGCGGCTGCGCACGCGTATCAAATGTACGTTCACGCGGCGACTGCGGCAGGCGGTGTCCGCGTGTGAGCGAGGATGAGGCGCGGTTGATTATGCAAGCTTCGCTTACCGACGAGGTGATGCGCGCTGAGCGTTTGCGCGTAGTTCGCGCGGTTCACCGCCAGGCCGTCGCGCTGCTCACTGCACTTGGACTGCCCGATCTCCTACAAGACGGGCGGCTGTCCGAGCAACTGGCGCGCTATGAGACGGCGCACCACATCCCTGGAGACCATTTGTGGCAAGCGATGCAGTTTTTCTTTCGCGTGGCGCGCGAAGGGGGCGACGCGCGCGATCAGACGCTGATTCCTCACTATGCGAGCATTGTGCGCCAGACCTTGTTTGCGCCAGCCTATCGGCGTGAGCCGCAAATTCCTGACGGCTTTTGGGAGACGCCGCTTGGACTTGCCGTGCGCTTTGTGGAGCAGGGCGTGACAGCCTGTGAAGACACGCTGCAAAAACTCGCGAGAGAAGGAGAATCATCATCATGAGCGCGATGCAACCAGAACCGCAGGATCTGCTTGCCGGTCTGAACCCAGAGCAGGTGCAAGCGGTCGTTCATAAAGATGGACCGCTTCTCGTCATCGCCGGCGCGGGAAGCGGCAAGACAAGCGTCCTCACGCGTCGCGTCGCCTATCTGATCGAGCATGGGGATGTGCTGCCGTGGGGCATCCTCGCCATCACGTTTACCAACAAAGCGGCGCGCGAGATGAAATCGCGAATGGAGACGCTGATTGGCTTGCGCGCAAACGACATCTGGGTATCGACGTTTCACGCGATGTGTGTGCGCATCCTGCGCCGGGAGATTGAGAAGCTTGGGTACACGTCATCGTTCACGATCCTTGACGCGACAGACCAACTCTCAGCCGTGAAGCGTTGCGTATCCGATCTCAACATCGACACCAAGAAGTTTGAACCGCGCAGTCTGCTCGCGGCGATCAGCGGCTACAAAAATGCGCGCATCTCACCAGGAACTGCAACGGAAAAGGCTGCCACGCTTTTTGAGCAGATGGCGGCGAAGGTTTATACGCTCTATCAGCGGCGCCTTAAAGAGCAGAACGCGCTTGATTTTGACGATTTAATTGAAAAGACCGTGGAACTCTTCACTGAACACGACGATGTGCTCGCTTTTTATCAGCGCAAATTTCAATATATTTTGGTTGATGAATATCAGGATACAAACCGCAGTCAATATGAACTGGTTACGCTCCTTGCCAAACGCCACCGCAACCTCTGTGTCGTCGGCGACGCGGATCAGTCGATCTACGCGTGGCGCGGTGCGGATATTTCCAACATTCTTTCGTTTGAGAAGGATTATCCTGACGCAGTCGTGGTCAAACTTGAACAGAACTATCGCTCCACACAGTCGATCCTCGATGCGGCGAACGCTGTGATTAAAAACAACCGCAACCGTCCGGAGAAGCGTTTGTGGACGGCGAATAAAGGCGGTTCGCGGGTGCGGGTGCACATGGCGATGGATGAGCGCGAAGAGGCGCGCTACCTTGTCGAAGAGGCGCAGCGCCTGCACGATGAGCGAGACGTCCCTTATTCCGAGATGGCGGTGCTCTATCGCACGAATGCGCAGTCGCGCGTCGTGGAAGAATTGTGCCTGCAGGCGGGCATCCCATACCGGGTCGTTGGCGGCACGCGATTCTATGAGCGAAAAGAGATCAAAGACGTGGTCGCGTACCTTCGTTTGATCGCCAATCCGCGGGATGACATCGCGTTTTCCCGGATCATCAACGAACCGCGGCGCGGTATCGGAGATGGGACGCTCGGCAAGCTGATGGCCTATGCGGCGCAACACGGCGTTTCGCTAATCGACGCGATTCACGCGGGGGAAGCGACGGGGCTCAGTCTGCGCTTTCGCGAGGCGCTCGCGGGATTCGCGACGTTGATTGAAACGCTGCACACGATGTCGCAGTATCTCAGCGTGACGGAACTGACGGAAGAACTCTATGCGATGAGCGGGTATCGCAGGGCACTCTTGGAGGAAAAAACGATTGAGAGCCAGTCGCGCGTCGAAAACCTCGAAGAGTTTCTCTCGCTGACCCAAGAGTTTGACTTGACCCATGAGATGGGGTCGCTTGTCGATTTTCTCACGGAGAATGCGCTTGAGACGGATCTGGATCGCGCGCGCAGCGATGAGGACGCGGGTGTCACCCTGATGACTCTGCACAGTGCGAAGGGGCTTGAGTTTTCGGTGGTCTTTCTCATCGGAATGGAAGAGGGTATCTTCCCGCACAGTCGTGCGATCGACGATGAAAGCGAGATGGCCGAGGAGCGAAGGCTCTGCTATGTGGGCATTACGCGCGCAAAGCAGGAGTTGACGCTCTCGTGCGCCTACTCGCGGATGTTATTCGGGCAGACGCGCGCGAACATGCCGTCGCGGTTTTTAAAGGAGATTCCGCAGGAACTCGTCGAGTCCATCGGCTATACACGTCGTGCGGTTGCCGCGGCACCTGAGCGAATGCGCCGTGAGCCAAGTCCGGGGATCACGGTTGTGAACCATGTGCCACAAGGGTTTGGCGGTGATGTGGCGGCGAACTGGCAAGTAGGCGATGGTGTTTTGCACCGCAAGTGGGGCGTCGGCACCGTGACGGAGCTTGCAGGATCCGGGGATGATCTTGAGATCACCGTGTCGTTTGAACCGCCGATCGGATCGCGCAAGTTGATGGTGCGGTTTGCGCCGATCAAGCGAGTGGAGGGATAGGAAATGGGCGAAATCGCGCGACGCGCGGCGGAACTGCGCGAACTTCTGCATCGCTATGATTATCACTACCACGTTCTTGACGCGCCACTGGTGTCCGATCTTGAATACGACCAACTCTTGCGTGAATTAAACGAGATCGAGCAGGCGCATCCTGAATGGGTGACGCCCGATTCGCCGACACAGCGCGTCGGCGGCAATCTGCTCGAAGGATTTGCGAAAGTGGCGCATCGCATTCCGCTCCGTTCGCTTTCCAATGTGTTTAATGAGCAGGAGTTGCTTGCGTTTGACGAACGGATTCGCGCGGTGGCGACGGATTTTAAAGGGTATGTCTGCGAATTGAAGATCGATGGACTGGCGACGGCGCTGCGCTATGACGCAGGTGTCATGACACAAGGCGCCACGCGTGGGGATGGCGTTGTCGGCGAGGACATCACGGTGAACCTGCGCACCATCAAGGCGATTCCGCTGCGTCTTCGGCAAGACGTGAGCATCGAGGTGCGCGGTGAGTCCTACCTTCCGCGCGCAGCGTTTGAGCGGATCAATGAGGAGCGACGCGATCGCGGAGAACCGCTTTTCGCGAATCCGCGCAACGTGGCGGCAGGTACGCTGCGTCAGCTCGATCCATCCATCGTCGCCGCACGCAAACTCTCCTTTTTCGCGTACACCCTGGCGACACCTGCCGGGCTTGCGACGACACAGGCAGAGGCGCTGCGCGTGATGGGCGAATGGGGGCTTCCGGTCAACCCACACTGGCGGCACTGTTTTCACATCAGGGACGTGCTGGAGTACATCGCGTGGGCGTACGCGGCACGCGCGGCGCTTGCGTATGACATTGACGGAGTCGTCATCAAGGTGAACGATTTTGCGGTGCAAGAAGCGCTCGGATTTACCG is a genomic window of Ferroacidibacillus organovorans containing:
- a CDS encoding MFS transporter — its product is MSIESLNPAPSARDETTLDGATRHTSGLLSPVRQSRNFTALWLGQTLSQFGDSVLWVTLPLTVFHTSSSTMKLGIIMGLFMLPQVALLPFTGILADRISRRRAMLATDVIRFLLVIALALLYVARMTDTRILGVFVLVYGAMEAVFNPAYSGARQQVFTAEIRSAAISLTQISIQSARLLGPALGGALVGIATPAAGFLLDALMLFASIVSLLFLRIPPPRKEASSHQGMRGYFHELLGGYHELRKHPWLWITIVAFAFLSIASAGLATILVPWLVKVHLHLSDFTYGLVSSASGVGAIAAAFVYSRRRQWRRRAYLAYGGLAANALALFGLTFAHATWVLVAVMAVASAGSMMFGVVWEGSMQELVAPEAYGRAASLDYFGSWVLLPVGNVLIGWLASRVGGIHTVWAASLFMLIITVITMSVPAVRRFN
- the purE gene encoding 5-(carboxyamino)imidazole ribonucleotide mutase, which gives rise to MRESLQNRPPSVGVIMGSASDFETMDHAIQILKSFGVAYETEIVSAHRTPDKLFSYAKTARERGLRVIIAGAGGAAHLPGMTAAMTTLPVIGVPVQSKALQGLDSLLSIVQMPGGVPVATVAIGAAGAKNAGLLAVSILALQEDELATKLEAYRETQRDTVLATSLPEGGVES
- a CDS encoding 5-(carboxyamino)imidazole ribonucleotide synthase; the encoded protein is MKKGEKPFVLGLLGDGQLAQMTALAARSLGMKTHVFASSRENPAAFVADEVTLGDLADEKALVAFAKSVDALTYDTENLPYETICQAAAHAPAYPDPNVLHIAQHRIRERTFLSSLGVPIPNVAYVTSEEQCQHAAHSFTFPGVLKTAAFGYDGKGQRVVREAGALRTAWRDLGEQPCVLEAFVDFEREMSVIVARAQTGEMQTFGVIDNEHRNHILHASVSPSSLPSSVKQEAQRIAQTIAASLDLVGLLAVEMFATTDGRVLVNELAPRPHNSGHVTQRANALSQFHKLCLAASGQALGEIDARPGVMINLLGDLFPKGTKPVYRHVGFLEPPLTVASGATISTYFYGKKEARNGRKMGHLIAVADTVEKAYEAAAHAYQMYVHAATAAGGVRV
- the pcrA gene encoding DNA helicase PcrA produces the protein MQPEPQDLLAGLNPEQVQAVVHKDGPLLVIAGAGSGKTSVLTRRVAYLIEHGDVLPWGILAITFTNKAAREMKSRMETLIGLRANDIWVSTFHAMCVRILRREIEKLGYTSSFTILDATDQLSAVKRCVSDLNIDTKKFEPRSLLAAISGYKNARISPGTATEKAATLFEQMAAKVYTLYQRRLKEQNALDFDDLIEKTVELFTEHDDVLAFYQRKFQYILVDEYQDTNRSQYELVTLLAKRHRNLCVVGDADQSIYAWRGADISNILSFEKDYPDAVVVKLEQNYRSTQSILDAANAVIKNNRNRPEKRLWTANKGGSRVRVHMAMDEREEARYLVEEAQRLHDERDVPYSEMAVLYRTNAQSRVVEELCLQAGIPYRVVGGTRFYERKEIKDVVAYLRLIANPRDDIAFSRIINEPRRGIGDGTLGKLMAYAAQHGVSLIDAIHAGEATGLSLRFREALAGFATLIETLHTMSQYLSVTELTEELYAMSGYRRALLEEKTIESQSRVENLEEFLSLTQEFDLTHEMGSLVDFLTENALETDLDRARSDEDAGVTLMTLHSAKGLEFSVVFLIGMEEGIFPHSRAIDDESEMAEERRLCYVGITRAKQELTLSCAYSRMLFGQTRANMPSRFLKEIPQELVESIGYTRRAVAAAPERMRREPSPGITVVNHVPQGFGGDVAANWQVGDGVLHRKWGVGTVTELAGSGDDLEITVSFEPPIGSRKLMVRFAPIKRVEG